The Sphingomonas sp. OV641 genome contains a region encoding:
- a CDS encoding conjugal transfer protein TraG N-terminal domain-containing protein, whose translation MGGLEVFTIGGGEYIVNVFNAVAAWTGGGGYRSMLQVVMVMGFIYSLFVVAFSLDWRAWFNWFLQSTLIYMMLMVPTVTVKVTDRINPALAPSVVDNVPLGLGVMASFTSQVGDWMTRSAETVFVMPNALALTNNGMIYGARLMDKARTFQITDSVFRANLDEHLKQCTFYDVLLGFKAMDDLTKTSNLWESIGPGSPARSQRWITSTGPGTTENSIIPCNEAYSRMDAQWQTAYDKDLIPFARNAYPGIADTIAAQRIRDDLPVVAAQMHGTSTDAYSYLKQISMIDAFLAARESFSDAGWDAYASQRADAQAKNTYTSIATQAMTWVPLLGIVLTVVFYAMFPVLFPLFLFPRTGLQTLKGYATGFFYLASWGPLYVILHMFVMSRAASLYHAAAPIGPTLLVSDGMASVNESISTLAGFLMMSVPFIAGGMARGAMAIAGHATSMLQPAHSAAEQAATERTTGNYSYGNTSFQNLTSGMTQANKFDDQPKFNSGYSVGTFTNADGGVTYGFADGTNAFDTRQGISNLAFTPTRTAGFDSSMSRALSDGQTHTQSLRSAASQSWNATATTATDLLTAAEHRRGSSTETGSGFNNSITRMTEASRSLSTGLTSRFGLSESDSQSIARATQMTGSADAGLSIAAKLWKVDTKAGLAAKIASIASENTDRRISGEQAYSELSDYLTKETNSTQARAARDEFMRESSTSGDSEVRSLSQKLGVSVGESRSASLEATRAEETFQRVSNDVRESSARGWSLNRNESQEFVVYAQERLLGDDTLSQFGWTPGMVMPRTPQQEQVRDILLGEFMERRVALVRDELGVSVPERLSGQLHGPASATPGAVQQWGNQRAAGVRAQGPDVSIRESSRDLDLAGNVADAIPNASARITRGAFEVGNGVDEARGTAGQLVDHVQERNDAWITTTLPGVEGARNWVRDNLGIGAGTSHVYEVPRGERTMLPISGRLSSGMGGRIDPVTGEPGRHHRGVDIAAPAGTEIRAPASGQVIRNDFQANGAGNYVVLQHGDGSQSKYFHMQDRSGFQVGSTVEAGAVIGRVGSTGKSTGSHLHYELWRDGAPVDPRRWQLRN comes from the coding sequence ATGGGCGGGCTCGAAGTCTTCACGATCGGCGGGGGCGAATATATCGTCAACGTCTTCAACGCGGTCGCGGCATGGACCGGGGGCGGGGGCTACCGCTCGATGCTCCAGGTCGTGATGGTGATGGGCTTCATCTACTCGCTGTTCGTCGTCGCCTTCTCGCTCGACTGGCGGGCGTGGTTCAACTGGTTCCTCCAGTCGACGCTCATCTACATGATGCTGATGGTCCCGACCGTCACGGTGAAGGTGACCGACCGGATTAACCCCGCGCTCGCGCCCTCGGTGGTCGACAACGTGCCGCTGGGCCTTGGCGTGATGGCCTCGTTCACGAGCCAGGTCGGCGACTGGATGACGCGCTCGGCCGAGACCGTGTTCGTCATGCCCAACGCGCTCGCGCTGACCAACAACGGCATGATCTACGGCGCGCGGCTGATGGACAAGGCGCGCACCTTCCAGATCACGGACAGCGTGTTCCGCGCGAACCTCGACGAACACCTGAAGCAATGCACCTTCTATGACGTGCTGCTCGGGTTCAAGGCGATGGACGATCTCACCAAGACCAGCAATCTGTGGGAATCGATCGGGCCGGGGTCGCCGGCGCGCAGCCAGCGGTGGATCACCTCGACAGGCCCCGGCACCACCGAAAACTCGATCATCCCGTGCAACGAAGCCTATTCGCGCATGGATGCCCAGTGGCAGACCGCCTACGACAAGGATCTGATCCCGTTCGCCAGGAACGCCTATCCCGGCATCGCCGACACGATCGCGGCCCAGCGCATCCGCGATGACCTGCCGGTGGTCGCGGCACAGATGCACGGCACCTCGACCGATGCCTATTCGTACCTCAAGCAGATCTCGATGATCGACGCGTTCCTGGCCGCGCGCGAGAGCTTCTCCGATGCGGGGTGGGACGCCTATGCGTCGCAGCGCGCGGACGCGCAGGCCAAGAACACCTACACCTCGATCGCGACGCAGGCGATGACCTGGGTGCCGCTCCTCGGCATCGTCCTGACGGTCGTATTCTACGCGATGTTCCCGGTGCTCTTCCCGCTGTTCCTGTTCCCCAGGACCGGCCTGCAGACGCTGAAGGGCTATGCGACCGGGTTCTTCTACCTCGCCTCCTGGGGGCCGCTCTACGTCATCCTGCACATGTTCGTGATGAGCAGGGCGGCGAGCCTCTACCATGCGGCGGCGCCGATCGGGCCGACGCTGCTGGTCTCGGACGGCATGGCGAGCGTCAATGAATCGATCTCGACGCTCGCGGGCTTCCTGATGATGAGCGTGCCGTTCATCGCCGGCGGCATGGCGCGCGGCGCGATGGCGATTGCGGGACACGCCACCTCGATGCTGCAGCCGGCGCACAGCGCGGCCGAGCAGGCGGCGACCGAGCGCACGACCGGCAACTATTCGTATGGCAACACCTCGTTCCAGAACCTGACGTCTGGCATGACCCAGGCGAACAAGTTCGACGATCAGCCCAAGTTCAATTCGGGCTATTCGGTCGGCACGTTCACCAATGCCGATGGCGGGGTGACATACGGCTTCGCGGACGGGACCAACGCGTTCGATACGCGCCAGGGCATCTCGAACCTCGCGTTCACGCCGACGCGGACCGCCGGATTCGACAGCAGCATGAGCCGCGCGCTCTCGGACGGGCAGACGCACACCCAGTCGCTCCGCAGCGCGGCATCGCAATCCTGGAACGCGACAGCGACGACGGCGACGGATCTGTTGACGGCCGCTGAGCATCGGCGGGGGAGTTCGACCGAGACGGGGTCGGGGTTCAATAACAGCATCACCAGAATGACGGAGGCATCTCGGAGCCTTTCCACCGGGCTGACCAGTCGCTTTGGGCTTAGTGAGTCCGACAGTCAGAGTATAGCACGAGCGACCCAAATGACGGGAAGTGCGGATGCAGGCCTTTCGATTGCGGCGAAGTTGTGGAAGGTCGATACAAAAGCAGGCTTGGCAGCCAAGATCGCATCAATCGCCAGCGAGAATACGGACAGACGCATTTCGGGCGAACAGGCGTATTCTGAGCTCTCGGATTATCTTACTAAGGAGACGAATTCGACGCAGGCCCGGGCAGCACGCGACGAATTCATGCGTGAATCGAGCACGAGCGGAGATAGCGAGGTTCGGTCGCTGTCGCAGAAGCTCGGCGTCAGCGTCGGGGAGTCGCGGTCGGCGTCGTTGGAAGCAACTCGAGCCGAAGAGACGTTCCAGCGGGTCAGCAATGATGTGAGGGAGTCCTCGGCGCGGGGCTGGTCCCTCAACCGGAACGAGAGCCAGGAGTTTGTCGTGTATGCCCAGGAGCGGCTTCTCGGCGACGACACGCTGTCGCAGTTCGGGTGGACGCCGGGCATGGTCATGCCGCGCACGCCGCAACAGGAACAGGTGCGCGATATCCTGCTGGGCGAGTTCATGGAGCGCCGCGTCGCTTTGGTTCGCGACGAACTGGGTGTAAGCGTGCCTGAGCGCCTTTCCGGGCAATTGCATGGCCCTGCATCGGCGACGCCGGGTGCGGTACAACAATGGGGCAATCAGCGGGCAGCGGGTGTCAGGGCGCAAGGGCCAGATGTTTCGATCCGCGAGAGTTCGCGCGACCTTGACCTGGCCGGCAACGTCGCTGACGCGATTCCGAACGCGTCAGCGCGCATCACGCGTGGCGCATTCGAGGTCGGCAATGGTGTCGACGAGGCGAGAGGGACGGCGGGTCAGCTAGTTGACCATGTCCAAGAGCGCAATGACGCGTGGATCACGACGACACTTCCGGGTGTTGAGGGCGCGCGCAACTGGGTCCGTGACAATCTGGGCATAGGTGCTGGCACCAGCCATGTTTACGAAGTCCCTCGCGGTGAGCGAACGATGCTGCCGATTTCGGGGCGGCTGAGTTCGGGAATGGGTGGTCGGATCGATCCGGTCACGGGCGAGCCTGGACGGCATCACCGAGGGGTGGATATTGCAGCGCCAGCCGGGACGGAGATCCGCGCGCCTGCATCGGGTCAGGTCATTCGGAACGACTTCCAAGCCAACGGTGCCGGGAATTATGTGGTCCTGCAACACGGCGACGGCTCACAGAGCAAATACTTCCATATGCAGGACCGGTCTGGCTTCCAGGTAGGAAGTACGGTCGAGGCCGGGGCTGTGATTGGCCGCGTTGGCAGCACAGGGAAATCGACCGGGTCGCACCTTCATTATGAATTATGGAGGGATGGCGCTCCGGTCGATCCGAGGCGGTGGCAGTTGAGAAACTAA